In Hydrogenimonas thermophila, the DNA window TAATAATGCCAGATGCACCAATTGTTAAAGGTGAAGATCCTGAGCTTTATACTTATATTGAAAATCATTCCCAGTTGATTGTTGATGGTATTGAAAATATTGAACTTATATCAAAATTTTTTCAATCTGTCCAAAAATATGAGACTCATATTGTAGCAATAAGTACTGGAAACAATATTGGTGCAGAATATCAATCATTTTTTAGTGTATCAATTGTATTGCCTCCATTGCATGAAAGACCTGAAGATATAAAGCCATTATCTGAAAAGTTTTTACAAGAGGCTTGTCAGCTTTTTGGATGCAGTTTACCAGAAAAGTTTGATCTTGATATAGAACATTTGGATATAAGTAAAAATGCTTTTTCTCTTAGAAAATCTGTATATCTTCAATGTCTTGCACTGCAAGTAGGGTTTAATGATATTTTGAATTTAAATGAGATATACCTTTT includes these proteins:
- a CDS encoding Fis family transcriptional regulator — encoded protein: MAAVQDVAAINFIAASKPLKEALKSANLLKSLKFNTLISGDIGTGRHTLARVIMPDAPIVKGEDPELYTYIENHSQLIVDGIENIELISKFFQSVQKYETHIVAISTGNNIGAEYQSFFSVSIVLPPLHERPEDIKPLSEKFLQEACQLFGCSLPEKFDLDIEHLDISKNAFSLRKSVYLQCLALQVGFNDILNLNEIYLLRKMEEEKENIYKNELLLFEVPLIRAGMKKFKSQLKMSQAFGLNRNTLRKKINEWKDYIDD